In a single window of the Serratia quinivorans genome:
- the csp gene encoding Cold shock-like protein translates to MRMMMNGKITTFFEDKGFGFITDENGENRYFHVIKVQNPELIKKNATVTFEPTNNTKGPSAFAVKVLASSKYIIIANERIKITSIKSFNTFTKEVPVKADVDKENTVLSVGLLMNRIRPQSEEAPQTMQTLRMLTITTFQNDTHTFSEHEIDMDETLKVLKSL, encoded by the coding sequence ATGAGAATGATGATGAACGGCAAGATAACGACTTTTTTTGAAGACAAAGGCTTCGGCTTTATTACCGATGAGAACGGGGAAAATCGTTATTTTCACGTGATTAAAGTGCAGAACCCGGAGCTGATTAAGAAAAACGCGACGGTGACTTTCGAACCGACCAACAACACCAAAGGCCCATCGGCGTTTGCGGTCAAGGTGCTGGCGTCGAGCAAGTACATCATCATCGCCAACGAAAGAATCAAGATCACCAGCATCAAATCCTTCAACACCTTCACCAAAGAAGTGCCGGTGAAAGCGGACGTGGATAAAGAAAATACCGTGCTGTCGGTCGGCCTGTTGATGAACCGCATTCGCCCGCAGTCCGAAGAAGCGCCGCAAACCATGCAGACGCTGCGCATGCTGACCATCACCACCTTCCAGAACGACACCCATACCTTCTCAGAACATGAGATCGACATGGATGAAACCCTGAAAGTGCTGAAAAGCCTGTAA
- a CDS encoding fosfomycin resistance protein FosB: MGIKRLNHAVLYVSDVQQSADFYHQVLGFKLKPSGSPEKAVFTQAADSDNDHDLALFSKNLGQQRAGVFRANGEPPAENEPPAGLYHLAWEVDSLDELERIRDQLAQRGILGLEEDHGVHKSIYGHDPDGLLFEVTWFIPPELLTEQDRNQRGIKPLDFTAEKRRFALL; this comes from the coding sequence ATGGGTATTAAACGGCTAAACCATGCGGTGCTGTATGTCAGCGATGTGCAGCAGAGCGCGGATTTTTATCATCAGGTACTGGGATTTAAGCTCAAGCCCTCAGGCAGCCCCGAGAAAGCGGTGTTTACCCAGGCGGCCGATTCGGATAACGATCACGATCTGGCGCTGTTCAGCAAGAACCTGGGGCAACAGCGGGCCGGAGTGTTTCGCGCCAACGGTGAGCCACCGGCGGAAAACGAGCCGCCGGCCGGGTTGTACCATTTGGCCTGGGAGGTCGACAGCCTGGACGAACTTGAGCGCATTCGCGACCAGTTGGCGCAGCGCGGCATTCTTGGTCTGGAAGAAGATCATGGCGTGCACAAAAGCATCTATGGGCACGATCCGGATGGGTTACTGTTTGAAGTGACCTGGTTTATTCCTCCCGAGCTACTGACCGAACAGGATCGTAATCAGCGAGGCATCAAACCGCTGGATTTTACCGCTGAAAAACGCCGTTTCGCGTTGCTCTAA
- the wrbA_2 gene encoding Trp repressor-binding protein: MAKTVVIFHSGYGHTERLAKVVAEGAAAELIAIDQEGNISDEAWQKLDEADAIIFGSPTYMGGPSWQFKKFADASSKAWFGRKWQDKVFGGFTNSASLNGDKQVTLIALQTLASQHGGLWVSLGLMPANTKSAQRTDINNLGGSVGLLVQTPADAGVDEMLSGDLETASLYGQRVAGFAAKLA; this comes from the coding sequence ATGGCGAAGACAGTGGTTATTTTTCATTCCGGCTACGGCCACACCGAGCGTTTGGCAAAGGTTGTTGCCGAAGGCGCGGCAGCGGAACTGATCGCTATCGATCAGGAAGGCAATATCAGCGATGAAGCCTGGCAGAAACTCGATGAGGCGGATGCCATTATCTTTGGTTCGCCGACCTATATGGGTGGCCCGTCCTGGCAATTCAAAAAGTTTGCCGATGCCAGTTCTAAAGCCTGGTTTGGCCGTAAATGGCAGGACAAGGTTTTCGGTGGGTTCACCAACAGCGCCAGCCTGAACGGTGACAAGCAGGTTACGCTGATCGCTCTGCAAACTCTGGCCTCGCAGCATGGTGGCCTGTGGGTCAGCCTGGGGCTGATGCCCGCGAATACCAAGTCGGCGCAGCGTACCGATATAAACAACCTGGGCGGTTCTGTAGGGTTATTGGTGCAGACACCCGCCGATGCCGGTGTGGATGAAATGCTGTCGGGTGATTTGGAAACCGCCAGCCTTTACGGCCAGCGCGTGGCGGGCTTTGCTGCCAAACTGGCTTAA
- a CDS encoding Predicted membrane protein produces MKVAGSLMAMMPMAVRYSQEARIYALMGMLIIAATMALVMYKMPAPEVTIHFDVNQQQAVQTREGILAQVAREGDWGAAAHISLPGLGHVNAEGNGFR; encoded by the coding sequence ATGAAAGTGGCCGGTAGCCTGATGGCAATGATGCCGATGGCGGTGCGCTACAGTCAGGAAGCGCGCATCTATGCGCTGATGGGGATGTTGATCATCGCTGCGACCATGGCACTGGTGATGTACAAAATGCCGGCCCCTGAGGTGACGATCCATTTTGATGTGAACCAGCAGCAGGCAGTGCAAACCCGAGAGGGTATTCTGGCACAGGTGGCGCGCGAGGGGGATTGGGGGGCCGCAGCCCATATCTCACTCCCCGGGCTGGGGCACGTGAACGCCGAGGGCAACGGCTTTCGCTAG
- the yecS_2 gene encoding Inner membrane amino-acid ABC transporter permease protein yecS, with protein sequence MSKQEVLKVVPARYPLRLAGALFSVFILAAILQSVATNERWEWGVFAEWFFAPAVLSGLGKTLLLTLLGTLFSIIFGTLLALARLSRSYLLASLAWGYIWLFRSLPLILVLIVLYNFSYLYDSISLGIPFTLLVFASYPTIDILSQFSVAVLGLTLVQSAYTAEIIRGGIIGVEYGQHEAAAALGLPGYRRTFRIILPQALRSIIPTGFNEIISLAKGTSIVYVLALPELFYTIQVIYNRTQQVIPLLMVATVWYLFITTALSVIQYYIERYFARGAVRELPPTPWQKLAGWLKR encoded by the coding sequence ATGTCCAAACAAGAAGTCTTAAAAGTGGTTCCCGCACGTTACCCACTGCGGCTGGCAGGTGCGTTGTTCTCGGTGTTTATTCTGGCGGCGATCCTCCAGTCTGTGGCGACCAACGAACGCTGGGAATGGGGGGTATTCGCCGAATGGTTCTTTGCCCCGGCGGTGCTGTCGGGTCTGGGAAAAACGCTGCTGCTGACGCTGCTCGGCACGCTGTTCAGTATCATCTTCGGTACGCTGCTGGCCCTGGCGCGGTTATCGCGCTCCTACCTGTTGGCTTCGCTGGCGTGGGGTTATATCTGGCTGTTCCGCTCGCTGCCGCTGATCCTGGTGCTGATCGTTCTGTATAACTTCTCTTATCTGTACGACTCCATCTCACTGGGTATCCCCTTTACCTTGCTGGTGTTCGCCAGCTATCCGACCATCGATATCCTCAGCCAGTTCTCGGTGGCGGTGCTGGGGCTGACGCTGGTGCAGTCGGCCTATACCGCAGAAATCATCCGCGGCGGCATTATCGGGGTCGAGTACGGCCAGCATGAAGCGGCTGCGGCACTGGGGCTGCCGGGCTATCGCCGCACTTTCCGCATTATTTTGCCCCAGGCGCTGCGCTCGATCATTCCGACCGGCTTCAATGAAATTATCAGCCTGGCGAAGGGCACTTCGATTGTCTACGTGCTGGCGCTGCCGGAGCTGTTTTATACCATTCAGGTGATCTACAACCGCACCCAGCAGGTGATACCGCTGCTGATGGTCGCCACCGTCTGGTACCTGTTCATCACCACCGCACTGTCGGTCATTCAGTATTACATCGAGCGCTATTTCGCCCGTGGCGCAGTGCGCGAACTGCCGCCAACGCCATGGCAGAAACTGGCCGGCTGGTTAAAACGTTAG
- the artM_3 gene encoding Arginine transport ATP-binding protein ArtM, translating into MSEAIDYYALREAAVHSIVPVPARGLIEISNVSKFFGKHKALDDVSLTLQPGTVTVILGPSGSGKSTLLRAINHLERVDEGFIRIDGDYVGYRRKGDKLYELKENAILKQRINVGYVFQNFNLFPHLTVLENIIEAPIVHKIYSRAEAKEVAYQLLDTVGLRHKADAYPRHLSGGQQQRIAIARALALNPKVILFDEPTSALDPELVGEVLDVIKGLADLGVTLVVVTHEIGFAREAADQIVFMVDGQIVEQGDARRVLNHPQHPRTINFLNKVL; encoded by the coding sequence ATGTCCGAAGCCATTGATTACTATGCCCTGCGCGAAGCGGCGGTACACAGCATCGTGCCAGTACCGGCGCGCGGCCTGATTGAAATCAGCAACGTCAGCAAATTTTTCGGTAAGCACAAGGCGCTGGACGACGTCAGCCTGACGCTGCAACCGGGCACCGTCACGGTGATCCTCGGCCCTTCCGGTTCCGGCAAGTCCACCCTGTTGCGGGCCATTAACCACCTGGAGCGTGTCGATGAAGGCTTTATCCGCATCGACGGCGACTATGTCGGCTACCGGCGCAAAGGTGACAAGCTGTATGAGCTAAAAGAGAACGCTATTCTCAAGCAGCGTATCAACGTCGGTTATGTGTTCCAGAACTTCAACCTGTTCCCTCACCTGACGGTACTGGAGAACATTATTGAAGCCCCGATAGTGCATAAAATTTACTCGCGGGCCGAGGCCAAAGAGGTGGCTTATCAACTGCTCGATACCGTCGGCCTGCGCCACAAGGCAGACGCCTACCCGCGCCATCTGTCCGGCGGGCAACAGCAGCGCATCGCCATTGCCCGCGCGCTGGCGCTGAACCCGAAGGTGATTTTGTTTGATGAACCGACCTCGGCGCTCGATCCAGAGCTGGTCGGTGAAGTATTGGACGTCATCAAGGGGCTGGCAGATCTTGGCGTAACGCTGGTGGTGGTCACCCATGAAATTGGCTTTGCCCGTGAGGCAGCCGATCAGATTGTCTTTATGGTCGATGGGCAAATCGTCGAACAGGGCGATGCTCGCCGGGTACTGAACCACCCGCAACACCCCCGCACCATCAACTTCCTCAATAAAGTGCTGTGA
- a CDS encoding Predicted acetyltransferase, whose product MANDVFIQTLPSDPLVQPVIAGLFGEYRQRYGDYFGDQEQEALDLYAPPQGAFIVLLRAGEPIAMGAFKRYDPQTAELKRIWTRTDLRRQGLAQRVLQQLETLAQQQGYRQLYLTTGFRQPEAVGLYLSNGYQPQFDTSVDTEVYSRPPYDGRLPFRKSLITADAFCCAPERKIA is encoded by the coding sequence ATGGCAAACGACGTTTTTATCCAAACGCTGCCAAGCGATCCGTTGGTCCAGCCGGTGATCGCAGGGCTATTCGGTGAATATCGCCAACGCTACGGCGACTATTTTGGTGACCAGGAACAGGAAGCGCTGGATTTGTACGCCCCGCCGCAAGGCGCCTTTATCGTGCTGTTACGCGCCGGGGAGCCGATCGCCATGGGGGCCTTCAAACGCTACGATCCGCAAACTGCCGAGCTGAAACGCATCTGGACGCGAACCGATTTACGCCGCCAGGGCCTGGCACAACGGGTATTGCAGCAACTGGAAACGCTGGCGCAGCAACAGGGTTATCGTCAGCTCTACCTGACCACCGGCTTTCGCCAGCCAGAGGCGGTGGGCTTGTATTTGAGCAACGGCTACCAGCCGCAGTTCGATACCAGCGTCGATACTGAAGTCTACAGCCGCCCCCCTTACGATGGCCGGCTGCCATTTCGCAAAAGCCTGATAACAGCGGACGCATTCTGTTGCGCACCGGAAAGGAAGATTGCCTAG
- the ureR_1 gene encoding Urease operon transcriptional activator, with protein sequence MINSTGFKGYSGLMNELGVDPLPLLRKHGLPVDLGEVDDAVVPIIPVMQLMEESALVTQHLDFGLTLAARQGIDIIGPLAMAIQHSKNVREAMDTASRFLYVHSPAVQLSIIDPSPLIPGAVEIRLEQAVPNAPLFRQTIEHCLSRLHYLLKSFAKDNYHLLAITFPYGDVSNFSDYRRFFGPAQVCLEHEFSGLHLSPKTLNSKLDNVSSLLKNIALDYLQRHYGNPELSMTSRVRRALHCTIGAMGGSKSSIAELLFLHPRTMQRKLAEESATFEGIRDGVRQEIALRFLTQTRIPLAQLAAILGFSDQSVLTTSSRRWFGMSPSKVRAAKSSLRL encoded by the coding sequence ATGATAAACTCTACTGGTTTTAAAGGTTATTCCGGGCTCATGAATGAGCTTGGCGTTGATCCATTGCCATTGTTACGTAAACACGGACTGCCTGTAGATTTAGGAGAGGTGGATGATGCTGTTGTACCGATAATACCGGTAATGCAGCTAATGGAAGAAAGTGCCTTGGTAACGCAGCATCTCGATTTTGGTCTAACATTGGCGGCGCGACAAGGGATTGATATTATAGGGCCTCTTGCTATGGCCATCCAACATTCGAAAAATGTGCGTGAAGCGATGGACACAGCCTCGCGGTTTCTGTATGTACACAGCCCCGCAGTACAGCTTTCGATTATTGATCCCAGTCCCTTAATTCCAGGCGCTGTTGAAATTCGCCTCGAGCAAGCAGTACCTAATGCCCCTTTGTTTCGGCAGACTATCGAGCACTGTTTAAGCCGCCTTCATTATTTGCTAAAATCTTTTGCAAAAGATAATTATCACTTGCTAGCAATAACATTTCCTTACGGAGATGTTTCTAATTTTAGTGACTACCGACGGTTTTTCGGACCGGCTCAAGTTTGTTTGGAACACGAATTTAGCGGATTACACCTATCGCCGAAAACGCTGAACAGCAAACTAGATAATGTTAGTTCATTGCTAAAAAACATCGCTCTGGACTACCTGCAGAGGCATTATGGAAATCCTGAATTATCAATGACCAGTCGTGTACGTCGCGCATTGCACTGCACTATAGGGGCAATGGGAGGAAGTAAATCATCAATTGCTGAATTATTGTTTTTACACCCCCGTACGATGCAGCGCAAATTGGCTGAAGAATCAGCGACGTTTGAAGGGATCCGTGATGGAGTACGGCAGGAAATCGCATTACGCTTCCTCACACAAACACGTATCCCGTTGGCGCAATTGGCGGCCATTCTGGGTTTTTCCGATCAATCTGTTCTTACTACTTCGTCTCGGCGATGGTTCGGCATGTCCCCCTCAAAAGTCCGTGCTGCGAAATCATCACTTCGACTCTAA
- the adhT gene encoding Alcohol dehydrogenase — translation MRIAVHESLGQPEQVMSIQETSRPTLKAGEVLLQMVLSPIHNHDLMQISGTYGTKPTLPARAGTEALGRVLEVGEGVKDLQIGQRVAASGAFGTWADAFVAPADQLLPIPDGISDELAAQLLVMPASATVVLDDLGVKSGQWMVLSAAAGAVGKNLALLAASRQIRVIGLVNRDSQVKELRALGVDLVENTEKDGWQQRIKTALNGEALLYGLDSVAGELTGEMLSVMNDNATVVVFGALSNHPLRIDFQDVIFKQATVRGFWGLRKFAALNNEYKLRMISEIMTMALRDGFSLPVAAIYDLDDIEQAIGTKHGPGKVLLRGKNIEA, via the coding sequence ATGCGTATTGCTGTACACGAATCTCTGGGTCAGCCAGAACAGGTTATGAGTATTCAAGAGACCTCTCGTCCAACACTGAAAGCTGGTGAGGTGTTGTTACAAATGGTTCTCTCACCTATCCACAATCATGATCTGATGCAAATATCTGGTACCTACGGCACCAAGCCAACGCTACCTGCCAGGGCAGGTACCGAAGCTCTCGGCCGCGTCCTTGAGGTTGGGGAAGGAGTGAAGGATCTGCAAATTGGCCAGAGAGTTGCTGCATCGGGGGCATTTGGTACTTGGGCTGATGCTTTTGTGGCGCCTGCGGATCAACTACTGCCTATTCCTGATGGCATCAGTGATGAATTGGCTGCCCAACTGTTGGTTATGCCAGCAAGTGCAACTGTAGTACTGGACGATTTAGGAGTAAAAAGCGGTCAATGGATGGTGCTGAGTGCAGCGGCAGGCGCTGTAGGTAAAAACTTGGCACTGTTGGCAGCCTCCCGTCAGATACGTGTTATTGGCCTGGTCAATCGGGACTCTCAGGTTAAAGAACTTAGAGCTCTTGGTGTGGATTTGGTAGAAAACACAGAAAAGGACGGTTGGCAGCAACGCATAAAAACTGCGTTGAACGGCGAGGCACTACTTTATGGTCTGGACTCAGTTGCAGGGGAACTCACCGGAGAGATGCTGAGTGTCATGAATGATAACGCCACGGTGGTCGTCTTCGGTGCATTGAGCAACCACCCCCTGCGCATTGATTTTCAGGATGTCATTTTCAAGCAGGCTACAGTTCGCGGTTTCTGGGGGCTGAGGAAATTCGCTGCCTTGAACAACGAATATAAATTACGAATGATATCGGAGATTATGACAATGGCTTTACGGGATGGGTTTAGCCTGCCAGTAGCTGCCATCTATGATCTAGATGATATTGAGCAAGCGATTGGTACTAAACATGGCCCAGGTAAAGTGCTTTTACGCGGAAAAAATATAGAGGCTTAG
- the yghZ_1 gene encoding L-glyceraldehyde 3-phosphate reductase, with amino-acid sequence MLTSLALNHYRLLGRSGLRVSPLALGTMTFGTDWGWGAEQAEARRLFDVYVERGGNFIDTANRYTEGSSERFIGEFATGRRDRLVIATKYTLPMQPDNPNSGGNHRKSMVRSVEESLRRLNTDYIDLLYLHAWDATTPTEEIMRAMDDLVRAGKVLYLAVSDLPAWQAARMQTLADLRGWSPLIGLQIEYSLLERTVERELIPMAQELGLGVIPWSPLSGGILSGKYSRQDLQVHEEENGTRRAMVRDKGMLTERNITIAETVLTLARETDFSPSQVALAWTLRNPAVTAPIIGARTLAQLEDNLGALEVRLTEEQWRRLDTASAIELGFPHDFLALQVTRDIMFGGLMIERR; translated from the coding sequence ATGCTGACATCACTGGCCCTGAACCATTACCGCCTGCTTGGCCGCTCTGGCCTGCGCGTTTCGCCGCTGGCGCTCGGCACCATGACCTTTGGCACCGATTGGGGCTGGGGCGCAGAACAAGCGGAAGCTCGTCGGCTGTTTGACGTTTATGTAGAACGTGGCGGCAATTTTATTGATACCGCCAACCGCTATACCGAAGGCAGTTCCGAACGATTTATTGGAGAATTCGCCACCGGACGCCGCGACCGTCTGGTGATCGCCACCAAATACACGCTCCCCATGCAGCCCGATAACCCAAACTCTGGCGGTAACCACCGTAAAAGCATGGTGCGTTCGGTGGAAGAAAGCCTGCGACGCCTGAACACCGATTATATCGACCTGCTGTATCTGCACGCCTGGGACGCCACCACCCCGACGGAAGAGATCATGCGCGCCATGGACGATCTGGTGCGTGCCGGCAAAGTGTTATATCTGGCCGTTTCGGATCTGCCAGCCTGGCAGGCCGCCAGAATGCAGACACTGGCGGATTTACGCGGTTGGTCACCGTTGATTGGCCTGCAGATTGAATACAGCCTGTTGGAACGTACCGTGGAGCGAGAACTGATACCGATGGCGCAAGAGCTGGGCCTTGGCGTCATTCCATGGTCACCGCTTTCCGGTGGCATATTGAGCGGAAAATACAGTCGGCAGGATTTGCAGGTGCATGAGGAAGAGAACGGTACCCGACGTGCCATGGTTCGCGACAAGGGTATGCTGACCGAGCGCAATATTACCATTGCCGAAACGGTATTGACGCTGGCCAGGGAGACAGATTTTAGCCCTTCTCAGGTAGCCCTGGCCTGGACGCTGCGTAACCCGGCAGTGACGGCCCCGATCATCGGTGCACGCACGTTGGCACAACTGGAAGATAACCTGGGAGCGCTGGAGGTCAGGCTGACAGAAGAGCAGTGGCGGCGTCTGGATACGGCAAGCGCCATTGAACTGGGTTTCCCCCATGATTTTCTGGCGCTACAAGTTACGCGCGACATTATGTTTGGCGGTTTGATGATTGAGCGCAGATAA
- the ydaM_1 gene encoding Probable diguanylate cyclase YdaM encodes MGKAMNARISDKHGLPVAIQLITLFLLAFLLSLLGIFTRPIGSLSLFWPVNAILLGLLLRKPAYASPAGWLAIYIGMIAADLANGESLSLAMWLNACNMSLIATGYGVMSLLPKSQRRMGKPQTTLYMFTASLSSAAVASTLSILRNDSLYNNTAVIAWLAWFSEQFSTNLLLLPVLLAAPRLKQLLRMQINWQLRAGMPLLALLFSLVFSVYIGGPGAIAFPIPALLWCAVRYQLFTVTLLTLLTGMTEISSISANLMLYETPNNHIAFLDTLMSARLGIAMLVMGPLILASSIAVNRKLLRRLEHSANHDFLTGVLARNALTRKAGELLEHKHKSKEAVSLLLIDIDHFKQINDTHGHLVGDQVLASFAHIVRRELRHDQLFGRLGGEEFAIMLPRALAAQGVALAEHLRQLVQKADLLPTGKVPLNITISVGVASLGMNEVKSLEQLMNMADIALYRAKSQGRNRVESFNAVSGNSVGHIMFK; translated from the coding sequence ATGGGTAAGGCGATGAACGCCAGAATAAGCGACAAACATGGCTTGCCTGTGGCTATCCAGCTGATTACGCTTTTTCTGCTGGCATTTTTGCTTTCCCTGCTGGGTATTTTTACCCGCCCAATAGGATCGCTTTCTCTGTTTTGGCCGGTGAATGCGATTTTACTCGGTCTGCTATTACGCAAACCTGCCTATGCCAGTCCGGCCGGTTGGCTGGCTATCTATATTGGGATGATCGCCGCAGATTTGGCCAACGGTGAGAGTCTGTCGCTGGCGATGTGGTTGAACGCCTGCAATATGTCGCTGATTGCTACCGGTTACGGCGTGATGTCGCTGCTGCCAAAGTCGCAACGCCGGATGGGTAAACCCCAGACTACCCTTTATATGTTTACCGCCAGCCTGAGTAGCGCGGCGGTGGCGTCGACCTTATCGATACTGCGTAATGACAGCCTGTACAACAACACGGCCGTTATCGCCTGGTTAGCCTGGTTCAGCGAGCAGTTCTCGACCAATCTGCTGTTGTTGCCGGTGCTGCTGGCGGCACCGCGTCTCAAACAGCTGTTGCGTATGCAGATCAACTGGCAACTGCGTGCCGGTATGCCGCTGCTGGCGTTGCTGTTTTCACTGGTGTTCAGTGTGTATATCGGCGGTCCGGGGGCGATTGCCTTCCCCATTCCGGCGCTGCTGTGGTGTGCGGTGCGCTACCAACTGTTCACGGTAACCTTGTTGACGCTGCTGACCGGGATGACCGAGATCAGCAGTATCTCCGCCAATCTGATGCTGTATGAAACGCCTAACAACCACATTGCCTTCCTCGATACGCTGATGTCAGCCCGTTTGGGGATCGCCATGCTGGTGATGGGGCCACTGATCCTTGCCAGTTCAATTGCCGTTAACCGTAAGCTGCTGCGGCGGCTGGAGCACAGCGCTAATCACGATTTTCTGACCGGCGTACTGGCGCGTAATGCACTAACGCGCAAGGCTGGCGAACTGCTGGAGCACAAGCATAAATCGAAGGAGGCGGTGTCGCTGCTGCTGATCGATATCGATCATTTTAAGCAGATCAATGATACCCATGGGCATCTGGTGGGCGATCAGGTACTGGCTTCATTCGCCCATATTGTGCGGCGCGAGTTGCGTCACGATCAGCTGTTTGGCCGTCTGGGTGGGGAAGAGTTTGCCATTATGCTGCCGCGGGCGCTGGCGGCGCAGGGGGTGGCACTGGCAGAGCATTTGCGGCAATTGGTACAAAAAGCCGATTTGCTCCCCACTGGCAAGGTGCCGTTGAACATCACCATCAGCGTTGGCGTCGCCAGTCTGGGGATGAACGAAGTTAAATCGCTGGAACAGTTAATGAATATGGCGGATATCGCGCTTTATCGCGCCAAGTCGCAGGGGCGTAACCGGGTGGAGTCGTTTAACGCGGTAAGTGGCAACAGCGTTGGCCACATCATGTTTAAATAA
- a CDS encoding Protein-disulfide isomerase, whose amino-acid sequence MKIDIWSDVICPFCYIGKRKLEAALEQTGIEAQIEWHSFELNPDSPRYYGVPLQELMSQLYRISPDRALEILNHEEQEARRVGLDFQWRIAKPGNTFDAHRLIHLAKHYGLLENEVKERFLRAYFTEGKDIGDPQILRALAIETGLPPQEIDGVLSSDRFADEVRTDELDARNRGIRGVPYFVFNDQASISGARDVEVFINVLREQADLLALQTGIDAGPEPASEDDEMCKDGFCEIKK is encoded by the coding sequence ATGAAGATTGATATTTGGTCAGATGTTATTTGTCCATTTTGCTATATCGGAAAACGCAAACTGGAAGCCGCTCTGGAGCAAACCGGCATTGAGGCGCAAATCGAGTGGCACAGTTTCGAGCTAAATCCAGATTCTCCTAGGTACTATGGGGTTCCATTGCAAGAATTAATGAGTCAGCTTTACCGAATCAGCCCGGATCGTGCTCTGGAGATTTTGAACCATGAAGAGCAGGAAGCTCGCCGTGTAGGGTTAGATTTCCAGTGGCGTATAGCGAAACCAGGCAACACATTTGATGCACACCGCCTCATTCATTTAGCCAAACATTACGGACTTCTTGAAAATGAGGTAAAAGAGCGTTTTCTTCGAGCCTATTTCACGGAAGGAAAAGATATTGGGGACCCGCAGATTCTTCGTGCCCTAGCAATTGAGACAGGCTTGCCTCCTCAAGAGATTGATGGGGTTTTGAGCAGCGACCGTTTCGCCGATGAGGTTCGCACCGACGAATTGGATGCACGCAACCGGGGGATTCGTGGCGTACCATACTTTGTGTTCAACGATCAGGCTAGCATATCAGGGGCGCGTGATGTCGAGGTATTTATTAATGTTTTACGCGAACAAGCAGATTTGCTGGCTTTGCAAACTGGCATAGATGCAGGACCAGAGCCTGCATCGGAGGATGACGAAATGTGCAAAGACGGTTTTTGCGAAATAAAAAAATAA
- the dmlR_4 gene encoding D-malate degradation protein R, whose protein sequence is MRGSDFAELRAFAVIVEHGSFTRAAAQLGISASALSQTQRNLETRLGVRLLNRTTRSVALTQAGELLLARLSPAMAEIEAAVTQTAALRLQPAGTLRLNASGLAAIHYLAPLLAPFNAHYPDIVVDLSVEDRLVDMVAAGFDAGVRLHERLEKDMVAVALGGEQRMCVVASPAYLARYGTPQTPDALRQHRCLNTRWPTNGSIYRWEFERGGEKQEIAVEGPLIVDEPQVLVRAAADGLGIAYLFESQVAEALNDGRLLPLLAAWTPPFPGFYLYYPANRQMPRPLRAFIDFARQQGPQAIGA, encoded by the coding sequence ATGAGAGGAAGTGATTTCGCGGAATTACGCGCTTTTGCCGTCATTGTTGAGCATGGCAGCTTTACCCGTGCCGCAGCGCAATTGGGCATCTCCGCCTCAGCGCTTAGTCAGACGCAGCGCAATCTGGAAACCCGGCTGGGTGTACGTCTGCTGAATCGCACCACGCGAAGTGTTGCGCTGACCCAAGCGGGGGAATTGCTGTTGGCGCGTTTGTCACCGGCAATGGCCGAGATTGAAGCCGCCGTGACGCAGACCGCCGCGCTGCGTTTGCAGCCGGCGGGCACCCTACGGCTTAATGCATCCGGCCTGGCGGCGATCCATTATTTGGCTCCGCTGTTGGCTCCGTTCAATGCGCATTATCCCGATATTGTTGTGGATCTGAGCGTGGAGGATCGGCTGGTGGATATGGTAGCCGCGGGTTTTGACGCGGGTGTGCGGCTGCATGAGCGACTGGAGAAGGATATGGTGGCCGTCGCGCTGGGGGGCGAGCAACGAATGTGCGTGGTAGCCTCGCCAGCCTATTTGGCGCGTTATGGCACGCCGCAAACCCCCGATGCGCTACGTCAGCACCGCTGCCTGAATACTCGCTGGCCAACCAATGGCAGTATTTATCGTTGGGAATTCGAGCGCGGTGGCGAAAAGCAGGAAATCGCGGTGGAGGGGCCGTTAATTGTGGATGAGCCGCAGGTGCTGGTGCGTGCCGCTGCGGATGGATTGGGGATTGCCTATCTGTTTGAGAGTCAGGTGGCAGAGGCATTGAACGACGGCCGATTGCTGCCGTTGCTGGCGGCCTGGACGCCACCGTTTCCCGGTTTCTATCTTTATTACCCCGCCAACCGGCAAATGCCGCGTCCGCTGCGTGCGTTTATTGATTTCGCCCGGCAGCAGGGCCCACAGGCCATTGGCGCATGA